The genomic region TCGGAATGGCGCTCAATACCCCAGCGTCACCGTCTTATACGTCCCGCCGCTGTCCTCCGCGATGCGCCGCAATAGGTCCGCCGCCTCGAAGTCGCTGACGCCGTCCTTCCCGGGGTTATATCCCGCCAGCCCCACGGTATAGATACGCGCGCCGTTTTTGTTCCGCCGCTGGATCTCGCGACGCAGCTTTCCCGTGTTGGTTTCCTTGACGCTTGGGACGCCGTCGGAGATAAGGAAGACGACGTTGACGCCCGGCATTCCGAGCGCGGTCCGCATGGCGTCCTGAAGGTTGGTGCCTTGCAGCGGCTTGAGTTCGCCGACGAACGATTTGGCGAGGGCGATATTGGCGGGCGTGGCGTCGAGCAGGCCGTCGTGCATGCGCTGAACATCGTCGGAAAACGCAAGGACATCGAAGGATTCGCCGGGACGCAGGCCCGCGAGCGCCGTGTCCAGTTCTTCCCGGACCTTGTCGATCCGCGAGGTCATGCTGCCCGAGACATCGAGCACGTAGACGATATGGCGCGGACCGCTGCCGCCTCCGCCGCCGGGCACGCCGAAGGGGCCGGTCGGCGGGCCGTCGTCGGTCCCGGTATCGCCCGCGCCGGAGTCTTTGCCGGGGCCGACGCCCGCGCCCTGGCCGGCGCCGTCGCCCACGCCATGCGCTCGATCGCCCGATCCATTGTCCGGTGATGGAGCGGGCGACGCGGCGACATTGTCGTGGCCTTCGGCCGTTCCCGATTGCGGCGTGGTCTGAGGCGTTGGGACGGGCGTCGTCAGCGTGTGCGGCTGGGGGCGGCCCTGCACATGGCGGACGGCCGGCGCTCGCCGCGCGGGCGCGGCGCCGCTGGCGTGGCCGCCGCGCGTGGGGTGGGGCGGCAGATTCTCGAAGATCCGCGTGACGCGCTGGACGGCGGGTTTGGGCCGAGGCGTCGGATGCGTCGCTTTGGGAGTGGGCGTCGGGGACGGGATGGCGTGCGGCGTGGGCGGCGTCGGAAGGGCGGCGATCCTGGCCGGCTTCGGTTTGGGCGGATCCGGGCGCGGGCGCTCCACGATCTGGACCGCGATGGGCGCGCGCGCCGGCGCGGCGGGGCCGGACGCGCGCGTGAGCCACCAGGCCAGGCCGCCGAGGACGAGCAGGTGCGCGATGACCGAGACGCCGATGAAGGCGGCGTAGCGTCTCCAGGGATTATTCACAAATCTTCTCCCATAACATGGAATAAGACGGATGTGGGAGCCGCGCGGTTCCCGGTAACTTTGCTTGACTCGGTCCGAGCCCACGGTTATAATAAAGCGTCATCGCAATTACGTACGAAGGAACTTATTATGTCCGATTCGCCGTCCGCTGTCGCCAATGTCGCCGCGCTGATTCTCGCCGCCGGGAAAAGCACCCGGATGAAGTCGAAGACGCCCAAGGCGCTGCACCCGCTGCTGGGCAAGCCGCTGCTGCGCTTCGCGCTGGAGGCGGCCCAGGCGGCCGGCGCGCAGCGCACCGTGATCGTGGTCGGCCATCAGAGCGACATGGTCATGAGCACGCTCGGCGACGATTTCGAATATGTCCTGCAAGCCGAGCAAAAGGGGACGGGGCACGCCGTCCAGATGGCGGAAAAGTCGCTGGAGGATTGGGACGGCCCCGTGCTGGTGATGCCCGGCGACGCGCCGCTGGTCTCCGCCCGCCTGCTCGAATCGCTGCTGGAGCATCACTCCAAGATGCAGGCCGCCGCCACCCTGCTGACCGCCGTGCTTGATGACGCCGGCGCCTACGGCCGCATCGTCCGCGACCCAATCACCCATCAGGTCACCGCGATTGTCGAAGCGAAGGACGCCACTCCCGAGCAGCTAACTATCGGCGAGATCGGCACTTCGGTGTACGCCTTCGATCCGCGCAAACTGTTCTCCGCGCTCCGCCAGATCAGTCCCAACAACGCCCAGGGCGAATATTACCTGACCGACGCCATCGCGCTGCTCGCGCAGCAGGGCGAAGTCGTGGAGGCCGTGATCTCCCCGGACCCGGACATCGTGCGCGGCGTCAACACCCGCGTCGAGCTCATGGAGCTCTCGTCCATACTTCGTGAGCGCATCCATCGCGCGCTGCAATTGTCCGGCGTGACGATCGTCGATCCCCTGACGACCCACATCGACGCCGATGTCAAGATCGGCCAGGACACCACGATCCATCCCTTCACTA from Capsulimonas corticalis harbors:
- a CDS encoding VWA domain-containing protein, which gives rise to MNNPWRRYAAFIGVSVIAHLLVLGGLAWWLTRASGPAAPARAPIAVQIVERPRPDPPKPKPARIAALPTPPTPHAIPSPTPTPKATHPTPRPKPAVQRVTRIFENLPPHPTRGGHASGAAPARRAPAVRHVQGRPQPHTLTTPVPTPQTTPQSGTAEGHDNVAASPAPSPDNGSGDRAHGVGDGAGQGAGVGPGKDSGAGDTGTDDGPPTGPFGVPGGGGGSGPRHIVYVLDVSGSMTSRIDKVREELDTALAGLRPGESFDVLAFSDDVQRMHDGLLDATPANIALAKSFVGELKPLQGTNLQDAMRTALGMPGVNVVFLISDGVPSVKETNTGKLRREIQRRNKNGARIYTVGLAGYNPGKDGVSDFEAADLLRRIAEDSGGTYKTVTLGY
- the glmU gene encoding bifunctional UDP-N-acetylglucosamine diphosphorylase/glucosamine-1-phosphate N-acetyltransferase GlmU, whose amino-acid sequence is MSDSPSAVANVAALILAAGKSTRMKSKTPKALHPLLGKPLLRFALEAAQAAGAQRTVIVVGHQSDMVMSTLGDDFEYVLQAEQKGTGHAVQMAEKSLEDWDGPVLVMPGDAPLVSARLLESLLEHHSKMQAAATLLTAVLDDAGAYGRIVRDPITHQVTAIVEAKDATPEQLTIGEIGTSVYAFDPRKLFSALRQISPNNAQGEYYLTDAIALLAQQGEVVEAVISPDPDIVRGVNTRVELMELSSILRERIHRALQLSGVTIVDPLTTHIDADVKIGQDTTIHPFTILSGVTDIGEDCEIGPGARISDSKLGNNVSVRDSYIVASEVGDGTRVGPYANLRPGNVVGKNVKIGDFVELKQATLADDVSAGHFAYLGDAEVGARTNIGAGTITCNYDGKKKHRTIIGADAFVGTHSTLVAPVTIGDGAYTAAGSTITEDVPAQALGIGRGRQVNKEGWAAEK